The genomic segment GATGTTGATGGGGAGCCTTGTGTGTAGAGCGGTAGCTCGTAGGAGAGTTGACTAGTCTCTCGGAACCTTTGGTCTTTGGGGAAATGAGCTTGTCTCGGGACGTCGAGAGGCTTGTGGGGTTGGTTTGTGTCATACTTGGTTGTTGGTGCTAGGTGTAGGTAGGCGCAGTCAGTTGGGATGCCCAGCGGTTCTACCACACGAATGGGGTGATGACAGCCGCCGTAAGTCCCATATGACCATCTATGCTACACTTACAGAGTGcctgagagagagaagagacTGAGCAGTACCCGCCCAAACCGAGAAATGGGGGGATAGTCTAGGCCAGGCTGCTTGTATCGCAACCGCCCCAACCGTCCTGTACTCTCCTTCGGCGGCGGGTATGGGAATTAGGATGAGGGGCAGCAGGGAAAAGGTGAAATCTGGCACCTCAGCTACGGGCTGATTGATTGGGTGGGCTTGTGTGAAACTGGCACCAGTAAGAGGTGAAACACACGCGCCGAGGGTACAGAGGGGGCCGGCTCGGGAGCCAATGGCCGGCGGTGCTAGGCGCCGGCTGTACGTGTGCCATGGCTTGCAGACGTGCTGGCCAATTGACTGTCCAGAAGTCGATTTTGGCATTTCTCCCATCACATTAGTTACTGATATAATTAGCACGCCTGTCACTTGAACGAGTTGGATTGTGCCCAGCTGGCTTTGTTGAATGTTGAACTTTTGTTGGaagaggtggtggtggtggtggtggtggtggtggtgcaaAGAGCGAGGTGAGGAACAATGCGGCAGGCCTTTTGACTGACGCTCCGGCAGCTCGGCGAAGTACCTTATTAGCTATGCGAACCCTCCGTGGGTACTCGTATCTTATGGATAGTGACCCTCTATAGTGTGAGCAGGAGTTCCCCCTGGCCCATCGAAAAGGAACCTGTGCCCCTAGCAAGAAGGGTGGAATACCGGGGATATGCATGTATCAAGCTCGTTCCGCTAGCGCCGTCCCAAGTCCCCTTTCCCCGTATGTTGCTTAGCTGGTACCGCCACGAGCAGAAGATACATTGGCTTTCCAGAACTTGGAAGATCTCATCAAGCTAGGAGAAAAACCTCAAACAGCATGGTTCACCATCCCGATCTTGAGCTCGTCAGCCGTGTTGTGGATCGTCTGTTCCCACCCAGGGAGGCAGGGAAGAAGAATGGAGAGACTGGAGAGGATCCGGAGTCTAGACCAGAGGAAAGTATTACCGTTCAAGGCCGCGACGACGTGGGCTGAAAGCTGGCAGGGAAGAAGCATTGATGCGTAGCCGCTGTCGAAGCTTTCAAAGGGCGAGTCGGTTTGCTTCCATTGACTTGAGACTGGGTGACGGCATCGTCTATCTGATGCTTCGATTTGTTCTGGACTTTGACTGATTCTGGTTCCTAAAGACTGGGACGGATCCACAAGGGGGCACTTCTGTGGTCATCGTGAGACCTTTGGCTCGATGCTACGGTGATGGAAGGTTCAAGTTCGGATTGTTTTTGATTGCTCTCGGGCTGACGGGTCGGCGGGAGGGGCGGAGCTTGCCTAGACTTTATCTGAATCAGAGATTAATTAGTTCCTGAACGGACGCGGCCTAGTAGTCGTTGAGAAAGTCTAAGGTGCGGATAGGTAGTCAGTCTGGTTCTCCCCTTCGCTCGCGGTTGTGTAGACGCGGAAGGGCGACTATGGATACTTGGATGGGTGTGGCGTAGGCTGTGCCTGTTGGTCAAACATTGACGTCGGTCTCATGTTTTTCGTATCGATCGAGGGTTGTCCCTCTTCTCATTGTGATGGCCCATTTTGAATCTGGTGCCCGGGCTCAGTCACGTACCATGTTGGCTATTCTCTTTCTTTTGTCTGCTCAGCAATTGGCTCGGCGGTGAAGCTGGGATAGCCCTGATAGCGAGTCTTTAGAGCTCCCTCTCCCGTCGCACATGGAAACAGGTTGGGGTTCCTTGAGTACGTGAGGTAGATCATTCATCCATCAGTCAGCCGTCTTGATTCATTGTGTTATTCGGCTAGAACAGGTCCACTGACGTCAATTGTGTTTGTAGTTTGGCATGCTTGATGGAGGCAAAGGTTAAGGTGGTAAAAGGTTGTCAAGGACTACTCCGTAAGAATCAGGATTACCTACACAGAGCGGAACCAGGAAGAGTAATGAGGGATACTTGCGTATCCATGGATACAACGTTATGCGGTAAGGTACAAATATTGATTACTGGGTAGTGTATCCGTAGTACTCGAGTAGGAACAGGGCAGGATGCGGTTCCCCTAGGTTGCAGAAACGGCGTCGCGTGTTTCCCATTGCTTGGGCCCTGGTTCAAACGACGGGCACGATAATGGATGGGCTGGGTCTAACTTCTAAGTGGCCCTTGCCTGGGGGGTTTGGGAGTTTCCTGAAGCAAGCACGTTTCCAAGTCAAGGTATCTTGACCTGGATCGGCGTCCGTTGGTGGGCTCAAGCTCAGGTATCCATACATGCAGGTATAAGCAGGTACCTCGTCACCTTGTCCAGTACGAAGTACTTGCCTTGCTTCTGTCTCTGAACTTGACTGCCGCTGCGCACCTCCCTTCTGGCGTCCACAGATTCCATCACAGAGTAAGGCACCTACTGTGTGGTAGTGCTCCCTACCGGGAAATAAGTGGTGTACCAAGTGTGAGAGACTCGAGAGCAGGTGTTACCAAGTACTGCGGTGTTCCCGTCCGTTACTTATTGCGCAATCCATCAGATTTGCCAAGCTGTGGTTCGCGATACCTAACCACACGTTGTGGCCATATGATATCTGCTTAAGCACCAATTCGTACCTGAGGGAATAAGCTAAGGCATGTTGTCTAGCCCGGCTTGCAAACGTTCTCGGCCCTGGAGTGCTTTGAAATTGGTTGGCTCTCAAGACAGGATACTTTGTCTTTCTTCCATTGTTAGGCCTGCAACTAGGTATCTTACCTTGGGTACTTAGCTATCCTCAGAAACCAACCGACACCACCAGCTACCTACCTAGTCCAGGGCCAGGTCCCGCTATCTCCCCCTCCTCTggaccccctccccctccccctccccctctccTCCGCTTGCGCCGCCTTTCTCAATCCCATTCCCAGGTCCCTCAGTCTCGCTCTCTGAGGTATCTCAACCTCTCAGGAATACCTACAAATCACGCCTCTACTTTGCCGTCTCCCTCTACTCCGTACTGTTGGTGGAAGACAAGACAAAAACAAGGAGGCGATACCCAGTACCTTACCCTACGGATAAGCGTCCAAGGTCTCATTAAAACGCCCGCCTGCCTCTCCACCACATCACATCGAGAGACAAGACACTGTGACATCTCTACAAAGACAAATCTGCAGCGGGGTAAGATTATCTGACCTGGCCTTGTCCACACAACTCTCacccttaccttacctttgaACTTGCCTTTACCTACGGATACCTGCCCACAGTACCTCTAATGCGTAGCCATTGCACCCGTCACCTCACCTTATTACCCTTAGCTTGACCATCGCACGTTTGCGActtttccttcttctcctcctcctcctcctccttctccagcCTTACAGCCGCCTCATCACCTTCtttcactctcactctcactctcactctcactctctctcCGCCCCCTCCTTTCACCCTGGCTTCATTCACCAGAATATCGAGGGTCAATTTACCTCAACCTCATACCGACCTGACCTGACCTAACCCCATACTTCCTCGACAGTCACTTAGCATATTCTCGCTTCGTCGCAAGTCTCTGGTACGTATACTTTGCTTTGAGTCTTTGTCCTCCTGTCTTGACCTGTGTATTTGCATTCCATCCCCCGTCAACCCTCCGGCACCCTGAGATCGTCGTCGCCGTAATCCTCGGCGACCTCATTGCCCGTTCCCTGCCTTTCTTACCCTCTCGCAATTCAACTTTCCCTAGCCGTCCCTCCTTCTGTCTCGTTCGCCTCGCTTCCCCTTCACCCTCACACCCCGAAGATCATACCGGCAGACACATCTATCTAGGTAGGCCAACTCCAAGCGAGAATCACGGAGCCAGATAGAGAGAGAGGCGAAGGACGCACCCAAGTGGCAGCAGCTATATCCCTCGGCCCCGGTCCAGGAGTTCGTGAAGCTCGACCGCGTTGTTCTCTTCCGGGCCCGCCTTCGTCGTGGTGTCTTGTCCCTCGTTTGCGCATCTTAGACGTATCTCGTCTGAAGTCCCGTCGCAGTCGCAGGGGGTGCTCGGTTCATCGCCCGTTCCCCTTACCTTTTGCCTCGTTTCGTTGCGTCGCGACCCGCAACCCGCTTgccctcacctcaccttccAAGTCACGGAGGCTCCCTTTTTCCTCTGTGCTTCGCGCTTTGCTATCGCTCATCTTCTGGAAGCTTGTCTGCGCTGCATCTACGCTGTCGCACCAAAGTGTCCCGGAAGATCGATTGCTTTTCGAGAAGCCACGGAAGAAGGCAAAGAGAACAGGTTCGGACACCCGCTACGTCTGCCTGTTTGTGGTTGCTCCCTCTATTCTCTGGGTGCTCTGCGTCTGCGCTGATCAACACTGCTTTGTGTCCTGCAAACCTAGCCTGGCTAGTACCTGTGTTCAGTTCCTGGGTCCAGCGCTCCTTTATCCGTACCCGACCAACGACCCAGCTGGTTCCATTCTGGTTCAGGACCCCCTCCCCAGCACCTCTTCACCTTGCTTAACCTTGTGCATTCCGGGATACCTGCCTGTTTTGTCACTTGACCCGTTGGAGCTCCTTCCAGCTAACACGATTCAGCTAACACCAGTTCTCAGCCTGTAGTTCCCGCCTAAAGCAGTCCTCTCTCAAGTCCGGACACTTGCAAGCCATCACACTGCAACCCATCCTCAAACGACAAATTACCTGCCTACCTACCGTACCTTCCTCAAACACATCTTTGCTATCGAGCAAACACCACACAATACACACACCCGTCAAGCAACAACCACTTTGGGGTACTAGACGacagaaaaaaagaagaagaaaaaagaacGAAAAAAGTGACCGACATCCGAGACGTTGGCAAGAAATCCAAACACGATCCCGGCCTGTGACAAGCGGACCTCACCCAGCACCCAAGGCCCGAGCGGACCCAAGAAACACGGCCCTCGCCCACTTTCGAACCTCCGACGACACTCGTCCCCTTCCACCCTCCCGTCCGCATCTCTCTGTCCCATCCTTCCCCCCTCTCGAGATACTCTACAGCCGATCCGCCTGTTGTCTGTTCATTGACTGGACCGACTTGGTTGCGTGTTCTTTCTTCCAATCCAACCAAAGAACAAAGTACGGCCGGTTTTTGCGACCTCAAGctttgtgtgtgtgtgtctgcGACGcccatctttttttttttttggacaGCCGCCGTCGGTCGATCCCACCCTTCCTTTCGACAAGTCACAAACGGCCTGCCCGCCAATAATTATAACCCCCGCAGAACCAAATACCGGAATCCTTTCGCCTCCTTCCTGAACCACCGCGCAAACCAGCAATTGTGGTTCTACAAGACGGCCTTATTAGGACGACTTAATTCTCTCCCtcatccccccccccttttttttctccGCCCAAGGTTGCATCTCGTTCGCGAGGACCCGCCTGTGTGGTATTACTCCGTCGGCCAACTGCTCCGGCAACTTCCTCTCCACATCGACACCATCGTCGCACATCGCTCACAATGTCGCGCGCGAATCCCCCCAACGCTTCGGGCTCCCGAAAGATCTCGTTCAACGTCAGCGAGCAGTATGACATTCAGGATGTCGTCGGCGAGGGTGCATACGGAGTTGTCTGGTGCGTTACCTTCCGTCTCAATCACAGTTCGAGAAAGACCGGGTTGCTAATTGATTACTCTACAGCTCGGCGATACACAAGCCTTCCGGCCAGAAGGTCGCCATTAAGAAGATCACACCCTTCGATCACTCCATGTTCTGTCTGAGAACTCTGCGTGAGATGAAGCTTCTCAGATACTTCAACCATGAGAACATCATCTCCATCCTCGACATCCAGAAACCCCGCAGCTATGAGACATTCAACGAGGTTTACCTCATCCAGGTGAGCAAGACGTCCTCGTGTGCCACACCTATGGAAACAGGCCATTTACTGACATGATTTTCTTTGCAGGAGCTTATGGAGACGGACATGCACCGTGTTATTCGAACCCAAGACCTATCCGACGACCACTGCCAATACTTCATCTACCAAACCCTTCGCGCTCTCAAGGCTATGCACTCAGCCAATGTCCTTCACCGTGACTTGAAGCCCTCCAACTTGCTTCTGAACGCCAACTGCGATCTGAAAGTCTGTGACTTTGGTCTGGCGCGTTCCGCTGCATCCCAGGAGGACAATTCGGGTTTCATGACGGAATACGTG from the Colletotrichum lupini chromosome 3, complete sequence genome contains:
- a CDS encoding mitogen-activated protein kinase, yielding MSRANPPNASGSRKISFNVSEQYDIQDVVGEGAYGVVCSAIHKPSGQKVAIKKITPFDHSMFCLRTLREMKLLRYFNHENIISILDIQKPRSYETFNEVYLIQELMETDMHRVIRTQDLSDDHCQYFIYQTLRALKAMHSANVLHRDLKPSNLLLNANCDLKVCDFGLARSAASQEDNSGFMTEYVATRWYRAPEIMLTFKEYTKAIDVWSVGCILAEMLSGKPLFPGKDYHHQLTLILDVLGTPTMEDYYGIKSRRAREYIRSLPFKKKVPFRTLFPKTSDLALDLLEKLLAFNPVKRITVEDALKHPYLEPYHDPDDEPTAPPIPEEFFDFDKHKDNLSKEQLKQLIYQEIMR